The following proteins are co-located in the Pseudomonas sp. ATCC 13867 genome:
- a CDS encoding AraC family transcriptional regulator: MQSLLSERSRVFERADPYAVSGYVNQHVGTHDLRLPAHGHPQASLNHRRFASLDLCRISYGGAVRVTSPALESIFHLQILLSGHCLWRGQRQEHYLAPGELLLINPDDPVDLTYSDDCEKFILKIPVTLLEAICAEQRWNHPRTGVRFIENRYQLGELEGFVNLLSMVCQESEAGERLARIDEHYQQIVASKLLTLLKTNVSREPIAGASVSFERIEAYIEGHLREDIDVEALAHQASMSLRSLYALFERQAGTTPRQYIRRLKLERIRACLGDPACPVRSVTELALDYGFLHLGRFAEGYRQQFGELPSETLKRRS; the protein is encoded by the coding sequence ATGCAAAGCCTGCTGAGCGAACGTAGCCGAGTGTTCGAACGCGCCGATCCCTACGCGGTGTCGGGCTACGTCAACCAGCACGTGGGCACCCATGATCTGCGCCTGCCGGCCCACGGCCATCCGCAGGCCAGCCTCAACCACCGGCGTTTCGCCAGCCTCGACCTGTGCCGCATCAGCTATGGCGGCGCGGTGCGCGTCACCTCGCCGGCGCTGGAGAGCATCTTCCACCTGCAGATCCTGCTCAGCGGCCACTGCCTGTGGCGTGGCCAGCGCCAGGAGCACTACCTGGCGCCGGGCGAGCTGCTGCTGATCAACCCGGACGATCCGGTCGACCTGACCTACTCGGACGACTGCGAGAAATTCATCCTGAAGATTCCGGTAACCCTGCTCGAAGCCATCTGTGCCGAGCAGCGCTGGAACCATCCGCGCACCGGCGTGCGCTTCATCGAGAACCGTTACCAGCTCGGCGAGCTGGAAGGTTTCGTCAACCTGCTGTCGATGGTCTGCCAGGAGTCCGAGGCCGGCGAGCGCCTGGCCCGGATCGACGAGCACTACCAGCAGATCGTCGCCAGCAAGTTGCTGACCCTGCTCAAGACCAACGTCAGCCGCGAGCCCATCGCTGGCGCCAGCGTGTCTTTCGAGCGCATCGAGGCGTACATCGAGGGCCACCTGCGCGAGGACATCGACGTCGAAGCCCTGGCCCACCAGGCGTCGATGAGCCTGCGCTCGCTCTACGCGCTGTTCGAGCGCCAGGCCGGCACCACGCCGCGCCAGTACATCCGCCGCCTCAAGCTGGAACGCATCCGTGCCTGTCTGGGCGATCCGGCCTGCCCGGTGCGCAGCGTCACCGAGCTGGCGCTGGATTATGGCTTCCTGCACCTGGGGCGCTTCGCCGAAGGCTACCGCCAGCAGTTCGGCGAACTGCCGTCAGAAACCCTCAAGCGCCGCAGCTGA
- the benA gene encoding benzoate 1,2-dioxygenase large subunit, translated as MSLGIDYLRSLLEEDPEKGVYRCRREMFTDPRLFDLEMKHIFEGNWVYLAHESQIPEKNDFLTTMIGRQSIFIARNKDGVLNAFLNACSHKGAMLCRHKSGNRSSYTCPFHGWTFNNSGKLLKVKDPAEAGYPEGFNCEGSHDLTKIARFESYRGFLFGSLKADVKPLVEHLGESAKIIDMIVDQSPEGLEVLRGSSSYIYEGNWKLTAENGADGYHVSSVHWNYAATQNQRQAREAGSEVKTMSAGGWARQGGGFYSFDHGHLLLWSRWANPEARPAFERRDELARDHGQARADWMIENSRNLCLYPNVYLMDQFSSQIRIARPIDVNRTEITIYCIAPKGESSEARAQRIRQYEDFFNVSGMATPDDLEEFRSCQQAYQGSAGGWNDMSRGAQHWIDGADDAAREIDLAPALSGVRTEDEGLFVLQHQYWQQTMIDALAAEQAKRIAMTEEGV; from the coding sequence ATGTCCCTGGGTATCGACTACTTGCGTTCACTGCTCGAGGAAGACCCCGAGAAGGGCGTCTACCGCTGCCGGCGGGAGATGTTCACCGACCCGCGCCTGTTCGACCTGGAGATGAAGCACATCTTCGAGGGCAACTGGGTCTACCTCGCCCATGAAAGCCAGATCCCCGAGAAGAACGACTTCCTGACGACCATGATCGGTCGCCAGTCGATCTTCATCGCGCGCAACAAGGACGGCGTGCTCAACGCCTTCCTCAACGCCTGCAGCCACAAGGGCGCCATGCTCTGCCGGCACAAGTCCGGCAACCGTTCCAGCTACACCTGCCCGTTCCACGGCTGGACCTTCAACAACTCCGGCAAGCTGCTCAAGGTCAAGGACCCGGCCGAGGCCGGCTATCCGGAAGGCTTCAACTGCGAAGGCTCCCACGACCTGACGAAAATCGCGCGCTTCGAGTCCTATCGCGGCTTCCTCTTCGGCAGCCTGAAGGCCGACGTCAAGCCGCTGGTGGAGCACCTGGGCGAGTCGGCGAAGATCATCGACATGATCGTCGACCAGTCCCCTGAAGGCCTGGAAGTGCTACGCGGTTCCTCCAGCTACATCTACGAAGGCAACTGGAAGCTCACCGCCGAGAACGGCGCCGACGGCTACCACGTCAGTTCCGTGCACTGGAACTACGCCGCGACCCAGAACCAGCGCCAGGCGCGCGAGGCTGGCAGCGAGGTGAAGACCATGAGTGCCGGCGGCTGGGCCAGGCAAGGCGGTGGCTTCTACTCCTTCGACCACGGCCATCTGCTGCTCTGGAGCCGCTGGGCCAACCCCGAGGCGCGCCCGGCCTTCGAGCGCCGCGACGAACTGGCCCGCGACCACGGCCAGGCCCGCGCCGACTGGATGATCGAGAACTCGCGCAACCTCTGCCTGTACCCGAACGTCTACCTGATGGACCAGTTCAGCTCGCAGATCCGCATCGCCCGGCCCATCGACGTCAACCGCACCGAAATAACCATCTACTGCATCGCGCCGAAGGGCGAGAGCAGCGAGGCGCGCGCCCAGCGCATTCGCCAGTACGAGGATTTCTTCAACGTCAGCGGCATGGCCACGCCGGACGACCTGGAGGAATTCCGTTCCTGCCAGCAGGCCTACCAGGGCAGCGCCGGCGGCTGGAACGACATGTCGCGCGGGGCGCAGCACTGGATCGACGGTGCCGACGACGCGGCGCGGGAGATCGACCTGGCGCCGGCGCTGTCCGGCGTGCGCACCGAAGATGAGGGCCTGTTCGTGCTGCAGCACCAGTACTGGCAGCAGACCATGATCGATGCGCTGGCCGCCGAGCAGGCCAAGCGCATCGCCATGACAGAGGAGGGCGTGTGA
- the benB gene encoding benzoate 1,2-dioxygenase small subunit encodes MSRYETVRDFLYREARYLDDKDWDAWLELYAADATFWMPSWDDRDRLTEDPQREISLIWYGSRGGLEDRVFRIKTERSSATLPDTRTSHNLSNIEVLGEADGQCQVRFNWHTLSFRYKTVDSYFGTSFYTLDVRGEQPLVKAKKVVLKNDYVRQVIDIYHI; translated from the coding sequence ATGAGCCGCTACGAGACCGTGCGCGACTTCCTCTACCGCGAAGCGCGCTACCTCGATGACAAGGACTGGGATGCGTGGCTGGAGCTGTACGCCGCCGACGCCACCTTCTGGATGCCCTCCTGGGACGACCGCGACCGGCTCACCGAAGACCCGCAGCGGGAAATCTCGCTGATCTGGTACGGCAGCCGTGGCGGCCTGGAAGACCGCGTGTTCCGCATCAAGACCGAGCGCTCCAGCGCGACCCTGCCGGACACGCGCACCTCGCACAACCTGAGCAATATCGAGGTGCTCGGCGAGGCCGACGGGCAGTGCCAGGTGCGCTTCAACTGGCACACCCTGAGCTTCCGCTACAAGACCGTCGACAGCTACTTCGGCACCAGCTTCTACACGCTCGACGTGCGTGGCGAGCAGCCGCTGGTAAAGGCGAAGAAGGTCGTACTGAAGAACGACTACGTCAGGCAAGTCATCGACATCTACCACATCTGA
- the benC gene encoding benzoate 1,2-dioxygenase electron transfer component BenC, with product MNKIALNFEDGVTRFIDASPSETVADAAYRQGINIPLDCRDGACGTCKCFAEAGRYDLGQDYIEDALTEDEAEQGYVLTCQMRAQSDCVVRVPASSQVCKTAQASFEASISAVRQLSASTIALSIKGESLSRLAFLPGQYVNLRVPGSEQSRAYSFSSLQKDGEVSFLIRNVPGGLMSSFLTGLAKAGDTMILAGPLGSFYLREIKRPLLLLAGGTGLAPFTAMLEQIAERGSEHPLHLIYGVTHDFDLVEMDRLETFAARIPNFTFSACVASAESSYPHKGYVTQHIAPAHLNDGEVDVYLCGPPPMVEAVSQYIREQGITPANFYYEKFAASAA from the coding sequence ATGAACAAGATCGCGCTCAACTTCGAAGACGGCGTTACCCGCTTCATCGACGCCAGCCCCAGCGAGACCGTGGCCGACGCGGCCTACCGCCAGGGCATCAACATCCCGCTGGATTGCCGCGACGGCGCCTGCGGCACCTGCAAGTGCTTCGCCGAAGCCGGCCGCTACGACCTGGGCCAGGACTACATCGAGGACGCGCTCACCGAGGACGAAGCCGAGCAGGGCTACGTGCTCACCTGCCAGATGCGCGCGCAGAGCGATTGCGTGGTGCGCGTGCCGGCCTCCTCGCAAGTCTGCAAGACCGCCCAGGCCAGTTTCGAGGCCAGCATCAGCGCGGTGCGCCAGCTCTCCGCAAGCACCATCGCGCTGTCGATCAAGGGCGAGTCGCTGAGCAGGCTGGCCTTCCTGCCGGGGCAGTACGTCAACCTGCGGGTGCCGGGCAGCGAACAGAGCCGCGCCTACTCCTTCAGCTCGCTGCAGAAGGACGGCGAGGTCAGCTTCCTGATCCGCAACGTGCCGGGCGGCCTGATGAGCAGCTTCCTCACCGGCCTGGCGAAAGCCGGCGACACGATGATCCTGGCCGGCCCGCTGGGCAGCTTCTACCTGCGCGAGATCAAGCGGCCGCTGTTGCTGCTGGCTGGCGGCACGGGGCTGGCGCCCTTCACCGCGATGCTCGAACAGATCGCCGAGCGCGGCAGCGAGCATCCGCTGCACCTGATCTACGGTGTCACCCACGACTTCGACCTGGTGGAGATGGACCGCCTGGAAACCTTCGCCGCGCGCATCCCCAACTTCACCTTCAGCGCCTGTGTCGCCAGCGCGGAAAGCAGCTACCCGCACAAGGGCTACGTCACCCAGCATATCGCGCCGGCGCACCTGAACGACGGTGAGGTGGACGTCTACCTCTGCGGCCCGCCGCCGATGGTCGAGGCGGTCAGCCAGTACATCCGCGAGCAGGGCATCACGCCGGCGAATTTCTACTACGAGAAGTTCGCGGCCAGTGCTGCCTGA
- a CDS encoding 1,6-dihydroxycyclohexa-2,4-diene-1-carboxylate dehydrogenase, with protein sequence MKRFNNKIALVTGAAQGIGRRVAERLVEEGARVIVVDRSEIVHELQDALGQHGEVLTLTADLERFADCQAVVDQALTRFDRLDILINNVGGTIWAKPFEHYAEDEIEAEVRRSLFPTLWCCRAALVPMLKQGAGAIVNVSSVATRGVNRVPYGAAKGGVNALTACLAFETAERGVRVNATAPGGTQAPPRRIPRNAAQQSEQEKLWYRQIVEQTVDSSLMKRYGSIDEQVGAILFLASDEASYITGVTLPVGGGDLG encoded by the coding sequence ATGAAAAGATTCAACAACAAGATCGCCCTGGTCACCGGCGCCGCCCAGGGCATCGGCCGGCGTGTCGCCGAGCGGCTGGTGGAAGAGGGCGCCAGGGTCATCGTCGTGGACCGCTCCGAAATCGTCCACGAACTGCAGGACGCCCTCGGCCAGCATGGCGAAGTGCTTACCCTGACCGCCGACCTGGAGCGTTTCGCCGACTGCCAGGCTGTGGTCGACCAGGCGCTGACGCGCTTCGACCGCCTCGACATCCTCATCAACAACGTCGGCGGCACCATCTGGGCCAAACCCTTCGAGCACTACGCCGAGGACGAAATCGAAGCCGAGGTGCGCCGCTCGCTGTTCCCCACCCTTTGGTGCTGCCGCGCGGCCCTGGTGCCGATGCTGAAGCAGGGCGCGGGCGCCATCGTCAATGTCTCCTCCGTCGCCACCCGTGGCGTGAACCGCGTGCCCTACGGCGCGGCGAAGGGCGGGGTGAACGCGCTGACCGCCTGCCTCGCCTTCGAGACCGCCGAGCGCGGCGTGCGGGTCAACGCCACCGCCCCCGGCGGCACTCAGGCGCCGCCCCGGCGCATCCCGCGCAACGCAGCACAGCAGAGCGAGCAGGAGAAGCTCTGGTACCGGCAGATCGTCGAGCAGACCGTCGACAGCAGCCTGATGAAGCGCTACGGCAGCATCGACGAACAGGTCGGCGCAATCCTTTTCCTCGCCTCCGACGAAGCCAGCTACATCACCGGCGTGACCCTGCCGGTGGGCGGCGGCGACCTCGGTTGA
- a CDS encoding muconate cycloisomerase family protein, which produces MSSPVIERIESIIVDLPTIRPHKLAMHTMQQQTLVIIRLRCSDGVEGLGEATTIGGLAYGNESPESIKANLDAHFAPLLAGQDASNINACMQRLDKAIKGNTFARSAVETALLDAQGKRLGLPVSELLGGRVRDSLEVAWTLASGDTARDIAEAEQMLDIRRHRIFKLKIGANPLEQDLRHVVAIKQALGERASVRVDVNQGWDESQAIRGCQVLGENGIDLIEQPISRINRSGQVRLNQRSPAPIMADESIESVADAFSLAADGAASIFALKIAKNGGPRAVLRTAQIAEAAGIALYGGTMLEGAVGTLASAHAFITLEKLTWATELFGPLLLTEEIVTEAPVYRDFQLMVPRTPGLGLTLDEERLKRFARH; this is translated from the coding sequence ATGAGCAGTCCCGTCATCGAACGCATCGAGTCGATCATCGTCGACCTGCCGACCATCCGCCCGCACAAGCTGGCCATGCACACCATGCAGCAGCAGACGCTGGTGATCATCCGCCTGCGCTGCTCCGATGGCGTCGAAGGCCTCGGCGAAGCCACCACCATCGGCGGCCTGGCCTACGGCAACGAGAGCCCGGAAAGCATCAAGGCCAACCTCGACGCGCACTTCGCGCCGCTGCTGGCCGGCCAGGACGCCAGCAACATCAATGCCTGCATGCAGCGCCTGGACAAGGCGATCAAGGGCAACACCTTCGCCCGCTCGGCGGTGGAAACCGCGCTGCTGGACGCCCAGGGCAAGCGCCTCGGCCTGCCGGTCAGCGAACTGCTCGGCGGCCGCGTGCGCGACAGTCTCGAAGTGGCCTGGACCCTGGCCTCCGGCGACACCGCTCGCGATATCGCCGAAGCCGAGCAGATGCTGGATATCCGCCGTCACCGCATCTTCAAGCTGAAGATCGGCGCCAACCCGCTGGAGCAGGACCTCCGGCACGTGGTGGCGATCAAGCAGGCCCTGGGCGAGCGCGCCAGCGTGCGCGTGGACGTCAACCAGGGCTGGGACGAGTCCCAGGCCATCCGTGGCTGCCAGGTACTGGGCGAGAACGGCATCGACCTGATCGAGCAGCCCATCTCGCGCATCAACCGCAGCGGCCAGGTGCGCCTGAACCAGCGCAGCCCGGCGCCGATCATGGCCGACGAATCCATCGAGAGCGTGGCCGATGCCTTCAGCCTCGCCGCCGACGGCGCCGCCAGCATCTTCGCCCTGAAGATCGCCAAGAACGGCGGCCCGCGCGCCGTGCTTCGCACCGCGCAGATCGCCGAAGCCGCCGGCATCGCGCTCTACGGCGGGACCATGCTCGAAGGCGCGGTCGGCACCCTGGCCTCGGCCCACGCCTTCATCACCCTGGAGAAGCTGACCTGGGCCACCGAGCTGTTCGGCCCGCTGCTGCTCACCGAAGAAATCGTCACCGAGGCGCCGGTCTACCGCGACTTCCAGCTGATGGTGCCGCGCACCCCCGGTCTCGGCCTGACCCTCGACGAAGAGCGCCTGAAGCGTTTCGCCCGCCACTAA
- the catC gene encoding muconolactone Delta-isomerase, translating into MLFHVKMTVKLPVDMDPAKAAQLKADEKELAQRLQREGKWRHLWRIAGHYANYSVFDLASVEELHDTLMQLPLFPYMDIEVDGLCRHPSSIHADDR; encoded by the coding sequence ATGCTGTTCCACGTGAAGATGACCGTGAAATTGCCCGTCGACATGGACCCGGCGAAAGCCGCCCAGCTCAAGGCCGACGAGAAGGAACTGGCCCAGCGCCTGCAGCGCGAGGGCAAGTGGCGCCACCTGTGGCGCATCGCCGGGCACTACGCCAACTACAGCGTGTTCGACCTCGCCAGCGTCGAGGAACTGCACGACACCCTGATGCAACTGCCGCTGTTCCCCTACATGGACATCGAGGTCGACGGGCTCTGCCGCCATCCGTCCTCGATCCACGCTGACGACCGCTGA
- the catA gene encoding catechol 1,2-dioxygenase codes for MTVKISQTADIQKFFEEASGALNDQGNPRVKNLVLRILQDTAKLIEDMNVTPDEFWKAVDYLNRLGSRQEAGLVVAGLGVEHYLDLLLDAQDAAAGLGGGTPRTIEGPLYVAGAPLSEGEARMDDGKDAGTVMFLSGRVFDPQGKPLAGAVVDLWHANTQGTYSYFDSTQSEFNLRRRIVTDAEGRYQARSIVPSGYGCPPDGPTQELLDQLGRHGQRPAHIHFFISAPGHRHLTTQINLAGDQYLWDDFAYATRDGLIGEVRFVEDAEAAKVRGVEGRFAEIEFDFQLQQAVSADAEDRSNRPRALQEA; via the coding sequence ATGACCGTGAAGATTTCCCAGACTGCCGACATCCAGAAGTTCTTCGAAGAAGCCAGTGGCGCCCTGAATGACCAGGGCAACCCGCGCGTGAAGAACCTCGTCCTGCGAATCCTGCAGGACACCGCGAAACTGATCGAAGACATGAATGTTACGCCCGACGAATTCTGGAAGGCGGTGGACTACCTCAACCGCCTTGGCTCCCGTCAGGAGGCCGGCCTGGTCGTCGCCGGCCTCGGCGTCGAGCACTACCTCGACCTGCTGCTGGACGCCCAGGACGCGGCTGCCGGCCTCGGCGGCGGTACCCCGCGCACCATCGAAGGCCCGCTGTACGTGGCCGGCGCGCCGCTGTCCGAAGGCGAAGCGCGGATGGACGACGGCAAGGATGCGGGCACCGTGATGTTTCTTTCCGGCCGCGTGTTCGACCCGCAGGGCAAGCCGCTGGCCGGCGCGGTGGTCGATCTCTGGCACGCCAACACCCAGGGCACCTACTCGTACTTCGACAGCACCCAGTCCGAGTTCAACCTGCGCCGGCGCATCGTCACCGACGCCGAAGGGCGCTACCAGGCGCGCAGCATCGTGCCCAGTGGCTACGGCTGTCCGCCGGATGGCCCGACCCAGGAGTTGCTCGATCAGCTCGGCCGCCACGGCCAGCGCCCGGCGCACATCCACTTCTTCATCTCCGCGCCGGGGCATCGCCACCTGACCACGCAGATCAACCTCGCCGGCGACCAGTACCTGTGGGACGACTTCGCCTACGCCACCCGCGACGGGCTGATCGGCGAGGTGCGTTTCGTCGAAGACGCAGAGGCCGCGAAGGTGCGCGGTGTGGAAGGGCGTTTCGCCGAGATCGAGTTCGACTTCCAGTTGCAGCAGGCGGTTTCCGCTGATGCCGAGGACCGCAGCAACCGTCCCCGCGCGCTGCAGGAAGCCTGA
- a CDS encoding CoA transferase subunit A → MAELLTLREAVERFVNDGDTVALEGFTHLIPTAASHELIRQGKKDLHLVRMTPDLVYDLLIGAGCVRKLTFSWGGNPGVGSLHRLRDAVEKGWPRPLEIDEHSHADLANSYVAGASGLPFAVLRAYAGSDLPKVNPNIKFIECPFTGEQLAAVPSVRPDVTVIHAQKADRKGNVLLWGILGVQKEAALAAKRCIVTVEEIVDDLNAPMNACVLPTWALSAVCLVPGGSHPSYAHGYSERDNRFYQAWDPIARDRDTFNAWIDTYICGTKDFNEFKAKLAEAK, encoded by the coding sequence ATGGCTGAACTCCTCACCCTCCGCGAAGCGGTCGAGCGCTTCGTCAACGACGGCGATACCGTCGCGCTCGAAGGCTTCACCCACCTGATCCCGACCGCTGCTTCCCACGAGCTGATCCGCCAGGGCAAGAAAGACCTGCACCTGGTGCGCATGACGCCGGACCTGGTCTACGACCTGCTGATCGGTGCCGGCTGCGTGCGCAAGCTGACCTTCTCCTGGGGCGGCAATCCCGGTGTCGGTTCGCTGCATCGCCTGCGTGACGCGGTAGAGAAAGGCTGGCCGCGTCCGCTTGAGATCGACGAGCACAGTCACGCCGACCTCGCCAACTCCTACGTTGCCGGCGCCTCGGGCCTGCCGTTCGCCGTGCTGCGCGCCTACGCCGGTTCCGACCTGCCAAAGGTCAACCCGAACATCAAGTTCATCGAGTGCCCGTTCACCGGCGAGCAACTGGCTGCCGTGCCGTCGGTGCGCCCGGACGTCACCGTGATCCACGCGCAGAAGGCCGACCGCAAGGGCAACGTGCTGCTGTGGGGCATCCTCGGCGTGCAGAAGGAAGCCGCCCTGGCCGCCAAGCGCTGCATCGTCACCGTCGAGGAAATCGTCGACGACCTCAACGCGCCGATGAACGCCTGCGTGCTGCCGACCTGGGCGCTGTCCGCCGTCTGCCTGGTGCCCGGCGGTTCGCACCCGTCTTATGCCCACGGCTACTCCGAGCGCGACAACCGCTTCTACCAGGCCTGGGACCCGATCGCCCGCGACCGCGATACCTTCAACGCCTGGATCGATACCTACATCTGCGGCACGAAAGATTTCAACGAGTTCAAAGCCAAACTCGCGGAGGCCAAGTAA
- a CDS encoding CoA-transferase subunit beta: MSAYSTNEMMTVAAARRLKNGAVCFVGIGLPSKAANLARLTASPDVVLIYESGPIGAKPSVLPLSIGDGELAETADTVVPTGEIFRYWLQGGRIDVGFLGAAQVDRFGNINTTVIGDYHSPKVRLPGAGGAPEIAGSAKEVLIILKQSHRTFVDKLAFITSVGFGEGGDHRQQLGLPGKGPVAIITDLCIMEPEAGSNEFIVTSLHPGVTREQVVENTGWAIRFAEQVTETVAPTEIELEALRALEARTAAAHGQLGGDE; the protein is encoded by the coding sequence ATGAGCGCCTACAGCACCAATGAAATGATGACGGTGGCCGCCGCCCGCCGCCTGAAGAACGGCGCCGTCTGCTTCGTCGGCATCGGCCTGCCGTCCAAGGCCGCCAACCTGGCGCGCCTGACTGCATCGCCCGACGTGGTCCTGATCTACGAATCCGGCCCCATCGGCGCCAAGCCCAGCGTGCTGCCGCTGTCCATCGGTGACGGCGAGCTGGCCGAAACCGCCGACACCGTGGTGCCCACCGGCGAGATCTTCCGCTACTGGCTGCAGGGCGGGCGCATCGACGTCGGCTTCCTCGGCGCGGCCCAGGTCGACCGCTTCGGCAACATCAACACCACCGTCATCGGCGATTACCACTCGCCGAAAGTGCGCCTGCCCGGCGCCGGCGGCGCGCCGGAGATCGCCGGTTCCGCCAAGGAAGTGCTGATCATCCTCAAGCAGTCCCACCGCACCTTCGTCGACAAGCTGGCCTTCATCACCTCGGTCGGCTTCGGCGAGGGCGGCGACCATCGCCAGCAACTCGGCCTTCCCGGCAAGGGTCCGGTGGCGATCATCACCGACCTGTGCATCATGGAGCCGGAAGCCGGCAGCAACGAATTCATCGTCACCTCACTGCACCCGGGCGTGACCCGCGAGCAGGTGGTGGAGAACACCGGCTGGGCGATCCGCTTCGCCGAGCAGGTCACCGAGACCGTTGCACCGACCGAAATCGAACTCGAAGCCCTGCGTGCCCTCGAAGCCCGCACTGCTGCCGCCCACGGCCAACTGGGAGGTGATGAATGA
- the pcaF gene encoding 3-oxoadipyl-CoA thiolase, whose translation MSRDVFICDAVRTPIGRFGGSLSGVRADDLAAVPVRALLERNPQVDWAALDEVYLGCANQAGEDNRNVARMALLLAGLPESVPGVTLNRLCASGLDAVGTAFRAIASGEAELVIAGGVESMSRAPYVMGKADSAFGRGQKIEDTTIGWRFINPLMKAQYGVDAMPQTADNVADDYHVNRADQDAFSLRSQQRAGVAQANGYFAEEIVPVVIKGRKGETVVDTDEHPRPDTTAEALAKLKPVNGEGKTVTAGNASGVNDGAVALILASAEAVKKHGLTPRAKVLGMASAGVAPRVMGIGPVPAVRKLLERLNLSVDQFDVIELNEAFAAQGLAVTRELGIADDDARVNPNGGAIALGHPLGASGARLVLTAVHQLQKSGGKLGLCTMCVGVGQGVALVVERV comes from the coding sequence ATGAGCCGCGACGTCTTCATCTGCGACGCCGTGCGCACGCCCATCGGGCGCTTCGGCGGCTCGCTCTCCGGCGTGCGCGCCGACGACCTCGCCGCCGTGCCGGTGAGGGCGCTGCTGGAGCGTAATCCGCAAGTCGACTGGGCCGCGCTGGACGAGGTGTACCTCGGCTGCGCCAACCAGGCCGGCGAAGACAACCGCAACGTGGCGCGCATGGCGCTGCTGCTGGCCGGCCTGCCGGAAAGCGTGCCGGGCGTGACCCTCAACCGTCTCTGCGCCTCGGGCCTGGACGCGGTGGGCACCGCCTTCCGCGCCATCGCCAGCGGCGAGGCCGAGCTGGTCATCGCCGGCGGCGTCGAGTCCATGTCCCGCGCGCCCTACGTGATGGGCAAGGCCGACAGCGCGTTTGGCCGTGGGCAGAAGATCGAGGACACCACCATCGGCTGGCGCTTCATCAACCCGCTGATGAAGGCGCAGTACGGTGTGGATGCCATGCCGCAGACTGCCGACAACGTGGCCGACGATTACCACGTCAACCGCGCCGACCAGGACGCCTTTTCCCTGCGCAGCCAGCAGCGTGCCGGCGTCGCCCAGGCCAACGGCTACTTCGCCGAGGAAATCGTCCCGGTGGTGATCAAGGGTCGCAAGGGCGAGACCGTCGTCGACACCGACGAACACCCGCGCCCGGACACCACCGCCGAAGCGCTGGCCAAGCTCAAGCCTGTCAACGGCGAAGGCAAGACAGTCACCGCCGGCAACGCTTCCGGGGTGAACGACGGCGCCGTGGCGCTGATCCTCGCCAGCGCCGAAGCCGTTAAGAAACATGGCCTGACGCCCCGCGCGAAGGTGCTCGGCATGGCCAGCGCCGGCGTCGCGCCGCGCGTGATGGGCATCGGCCCGGTGCCGGCGGTGCGCAAGCTGCTGGAACGCCTGAACCTGTCGGTCGACCAGTTCGATGTCATCGAGCTGAACGAAGCCTTCGCTGCGCAGGGCCTGGCGGTGACCCGTGAACTCGGCATCGCCGATGACGACGCGCGGGTGAACCCCAACGGCGGCGCCATCGCCCTCGGCCACCCGCTGGGCGCCAGCGGTGCGCGCCTGGTGCTGACCGCTGTGCACCAGTTGCAGAAGTCCGGCGGCAAGCTCGGCCTGTGCACCATGTGCGTGGGCGTAGGGCAGGGCGTCGCTTTGGTGGTCGAGCGCGTGTGA